TGGCAGTTAAATTAATTTCAAAGCGCATTTCTAATAGCTTGGCAATTTGGTCAATTAATTGCAATTCTGTCGCAAACAATTGCTCAAGACCAGTAAAATTATCAAATTCACTAAAATCAGTCTCGAATTCATCTCTCATTAAGCAATAAAGATAGACAGCTATGTCATAAACTGAAGAGTTCTTAAAACTTACTGAGTCAATCTGTGCCACTTCAAAGATATTAACTATTACTTCTGCGTAATCAGAAATTAAGGGGCGCTCCAAGTTATAAGTAGCATATAAAATATTATGCGTCGCATTTTGAACAACTTGATAGTAACGCTTTTTATCTTTTACTTGCTTTCCTTCTAAATTTAACAAGTTTTGCCAAGCAAATTTAATCTTAGAAGTAAATTCATTATTATCTGAATTGATTAAGGTCTTAAGTGTATCGTTTGGATGAAAAACCAACTTTTCTTTACCTTGAGCAATTGAATAATGTTGTACTTGGACCTGTTTTAACAAGTCTTTAGGTAAATCTCCTAGCTTAATTTCTAATTTATCGTTACCTAGGGCTTTACTATATTTTTTGGCAACAATATTTTGCAAACAATTTTTTAGTTGACCGACATTTTCTTGAAAGTGACCATGATAAATTAAGCTTAAGCACTGTTTTGAAATCGCAATCTCACAATTTATTCTTTTGGCTTGCTCAATAATTAAGGCGTAAGTCAACATCCGCTGCTCATATGCACCCCGTTGCTGCAAGGGCGGTAATTTGATTTTAATCGGAATTCTACGTAAAAAAGTTTTTAAAAAACGTTCCTCTTTTTCAGTCGTAGCAAAAAAGAGTCGTGTTTTACTCTGAATCTCTTTTGAATCATCACCAATTGGAGAAAACGTTCCTGTATCTAAGTATTTAAATAACTTCTCTTGACCCTCAACACTTAAACGGTGAACCTCATCCAAAAATAAAATACCATCATTAGCAGACTGCAGGGCTCCTGGCTTATCTTCATTGGCACCAGTAAAAGCATCTTTGACATAACCAAATAACACACTAGATAATAATTCTGGATTATCTGCATATTGAGCACAGTTAATTACTACCAATTTAGACTCATTTTTTAAAATTTCTTGATCTTTGCCATAATCAAACAGCTTTTTAACCAAAAAAGTTTTTCCCGTACCAGATTCCCCGAAAATAATTGCTGGCAAACCAGCAGGTGGATAGATTAACGCTGCCTTTAATTGTTCAATCACTTCTTTTAAGCTACCGTTCCATCCGATAATTTGCTCCCAAATTAGATTCTGATGTTCATTCCTAAATTCGGCAATGCTAGAATAGGTATGATTGGTATTCGTCATACTAACTAACCTTAGATAAATTACCGGTCTAGTATTAATCTTGATTAATTCATTGCTTCTGTATAATTCATTCAACCTTTTACTAATCACTGATCGATCTTGACCAACTTTCTTAGCAATCAAAGATGTCGTTGGTGCTTGCTCAAGGTCATAGTCCTTCATAAATTTGGTTGTTTGTTCTTTTATTAATTGCAGGATATTTATCGCTTGATTTTCCATACCGTTTTCATCCTCCGTATTAATAAATAATAGCACATTTAGTTTTAATTATTTTTTAAAAATATAAGCCTAAGAATAAACCAGTTGAGTAGTCCTATCACAATCGCTACTTTTATTTTTTCGTTAAAAAAGCCAGAAGTCATGCTTTTCAGCATAACTTCTGGCTTTCGAATTTTAATTATTTACAAAAACGTTTTACAATCTCTTGGTTACCGCGGTCTAGCTTTAATTCACTTTGGGCAAGTTTATCCAAAATATCTGCCAACATGATTTTTTTCATTTCGGTCTCAACTGCTATCTGTAATTTTTGATATTCTGTGGTTAGAATTGTTTGAATATTACCACCAACAACACACTTAGGTTCAGTTTTGGCATCGATCTGAAATAAGTATTGATGATCGGTTGCTTGATAAATATCATAAAGCGTAATTTTAGTAGCTAATCGTGTCAATTCCGGGCTTGAACGACCATTACTAGTCGTAATTAATCCGGCTCTTCTTAAATTTCCCATAATCTTGCGTACGTTAGAAGGATTGGTTTGAACGCTTTCTGCAATTTTAACACTGGATACCCAGTCAGTATCTTGGTAAATAGCTATGTAGGAAATGATATGAATTGTATCACTCAACTGGATAGAATTACTCATAGCTGATCTGCTCCTTAACTTTGATAATTTTATAACTAAAGCTTCTTGACTATTATAACTCAAAGGATTATTCTAAACCTGTATTTTTAAAATATACAGGTTTTAACATTATCAGTGAGCAGGAGAAAAATGACGATGAAAATTTTAATTACAGGTGCAACCGGTGGATATGGTAACTACGCTTTGAAAAAATTATTGCAATTAGTTCCCAAAAACGAGATTATCGCATTGGCTAGAAATCAAGAAAAAGCGCAAAAACTGGAAGACCAAGGAGTTGCAGTTAGAATTGCCAATTATGATGATCCACAAACATTGAATACTGCTTTTCAAGGGGTTACCCGACTGCTCTTTGTTTCTAGTAGTGAAATTGACAAGCGCCAGGCACAACATCAGAATATTATTGCTGCTGCACAAAAGAATGGTATATCTTATATTGCCTATACTAGTTTCGGTGAAGCTGACACTTCAACTAGCCCACTAGCAGTAGATCATGCTTATACTGAAAAATTAATTCTTGCCAGTGGCATTGAACACACTTTTCTTCGTAATAACTGGTATCTAGAAAATGAAGCTAGTTTAGTTGCTGCAGCTTTGAAGACCGAAAGATTCGTTCATGCTGGTGGCGATGGTAAAGCTGGTTGGGGTTTGAAACGTGAATTTGCAGAAATCGGAGCCCGTGCAGTTTCTGGCAAGTTTAACTTCCCTAGTATTTTAGAAGTTGGCGGTCCACTACTTACATACCACCAATTAGCTGATGCACTGGCTAACGTAACTGATAAGAAGTTAGCAATTAATGCTACTGATGCACAAGCATCTGCTAAGTTTTTGGAAGATAATGCTGACTTGCCAAAAAATGCAGCTGAATTTTCAGCCTCATCACAAGAAATTGTTAAAAGTGGTAGTTTAGCAATCGAGACTGATGACATGATCAAGTATTTAGGTCATCCATTAACTCCAATTGAAGATGCCGTAAAGGAATTATTTGTCAGCTAATTAGCAGTCTTAAAAATGCAAAAGTCCTAATCATTGCTTAATAGCCGATTAGGACTTTTTAGTATAAATTATTTTATCTTATCTAATGAATCTTTAACAGCTTCTTTAATAGCTTTGCTAGTTTGTGAAGCACCAGAAACTGCATCAACGTCATAAGTATTAGCCGCAATCATTTTTTGTGGTAACTCTTTAACAGCTTTGAGTCCATAATCATCACTTTCAGTCTGCTTAAGAATTTCGATATTTTCAATCTTACCATCATCTTTAACAGTGGTTCTGACAACAACTCCATCTCCCATACCCTGATTACTATAACCAAGATATTGATTACCAGCTGTTGGATATTGATCGCCAGCTTCATCACTCTTAGCATCGAAGTTTTCATTAATCGTTGCTTCATTCAGATTTTGTCCACCAAATACAGGTAAAGCTTGTTTAGTAGCAGCTGCATTTTCACCAGCAATTTTGCCAGAGATCAAACAATCTGCAACATTGCCACCAGTTGTATATTTATTAACAAACGGTGCGCCTAACTCACCAGCTTCATATAAATGCGGAATTGGCTTACCGTCTGGATCAAGAACCTGTGAATGTTCATCGCGGCGACCCCCACCTTGAGTATTAAGCATATTCTGTCTTAACGCAATTGCATAATATGGACCATTAGCACTAAACTTACGTAAAGTTGCTGGGTCACGGTGAAATGCATAGTCCTTGCCTTGTTGTGCCATAAAATCAAATTCAGTGATCGTATTTTTAATTGTTGCTGGATCTTTATCGATCTTTTGAGCCAATTCAGTGATTGTTTCAGCTTCGATCGCGTGATCTAAGAAACCAGGAACTTTAAGTCCATCATCTGGCTCATTCTTAAGTTCATCATATTTTTGCTGATCAAAAATCATGTATGGTCGCTCTTGATTTAATGGTACCACCCAGTTTCCATGATTATAGATATGGCCATGTCGATTCATTTCGGCTTCATTAAAGTACCGTGTACCATCATCACCAACAACGAC
This DNA window, taken from Lactobacillus sp. ESL0684, encodes the following:
- a CDS encoding Rrf2 family transcriptional regulator is translated as MSNSIQLSDTIHIISYIAIYQDTDWVSSVKIAESVQTNPSNVRKIMGNLRRAGLITTSNGRSSPELTRLATKITLYDIYQATDHQYLFQIDAKTEPKCVVGGNIQTILTTEYQKLQIAVETEMKKIMLADILDKLAQSELKLDRGNQEIVKRFCK
- a CDS encoding NAD(P)H-binding protein; amino-acid sequence: MKILITGATGGYGNYALKKLLQLVPKNEIIALARNQEKAQKLEDQGVAVRIANYDDPQTLNTAFQGVTRLLFVSSSEIDKRQAQHQNIIAAAQKNGISYIAYTSFGEADTSTSPLAVDHAYTEKLILASGIEHTFLRNNWYLENEASLVAAALKTERFVHAGGDGKAGWGLKREFAEIGARAVSGKFNFPSILEVGGPLLTYHQLADALANVTDKKLAINATDAQASAKFLEDNADLPKNAAEFSASSQEIVKSGSLAIETDDMIKYLGHPLTPIEDAVKELFVS
- a CDS encoding FAD-binding protein produces the protein MTNDQKFQWDAVYDVAVLGFGGAGATAARFAADSGAKVLLVDSAPEGHEGGNTRYSGQMVGAGTDYEGLKNYHEHLAAPLKPDKATFDTFVEGMANMGDYFKKYLDVEPVSMKKLLAGTPSTAYVTEYPEMPDADSYDAYLVHEDIDDAALWKILRQKVLDRSDQIDVWYASPAKHLIQDSTTKTVIGVQIERDHVLRNIKVQNGVVLAVGGFENNKEMIQSFLQSPYLSPIGTLYNKGDGIKMLEEVNAQLWNMRSFESLGQFHGLSVRQAEGKRSTYALNVFWQESSSGSVVVVGDDGTRYFNEAEMNRHGHIYNHGNWVVPLNQERPYMIFDQQKYDELKNEPDDGLKVPGFLDHAIEAETITELAQKIDKDPATIKNTITEFDFMAQQGKDYAFHRDPATLRKFSANGPYYAIALRQNMLNTQGGGRRDEHSQVLDPDGKPIPHLYEAGELGAPFVNKYTTGGNVADCLISGKIAGENAAATKQALPVFGGQNLNEATINENFDAKSDEAGDQYPTAGNQYLGYSNQGMGDGVVVRTTVKDDGKIENIEILKQTESDDYGLKAVKELPQKMIAANTYDVDAVSGASQTSKAIKEAVKDSLDKIK
- a CDS encoding sigma 54-interacting transcriptional regulator, whose protein sequence is MENQAINILQLIKEQTTKFMKDYDLEQAPTTSLIAKKVGQDRSVISKRLNELYRSNELIKINTRPVIYLRLVSMTNTNHTYSSIAEFRNEHQNLIWEQIIGWNGSLKEVIEQLKAALIYPPAGLPAIIFGESGTGKTFLVKKLFDYGKDQEILKNESKLVVINCAQYADNPELLSSVLFGYVKDAFTGANEDKPGALQSANDGILFLDEVHRLSVEGQEKLFKYLDTGTFSPIGDDSKEIQSKTRLFFATTEKEERFLKTFLRRIPIKIKLPPLQQRGAYEQRMLTYALIIEQAKRINCEIAISKQCLSLIYHGHFQENVGQLKNCLQNIVAKKYSKALGNDKLEIKLGDLPKDLLKQVQVQHYSIAQGKEKLVFHPNDTLKTLINSDNNEFTSKIKFAWQNLLNLEGKQVKDKKRYYQVVQNATHNILYATYNLERPLISDYAEVIVNIFEVAQIDSVSFKNSSVYDIAVYLYCLMRDEFETDFSEFDNFTGLEQLFATELQLIDQIAKLLEMRFEINLTASDKLWLAILTANDNLAISPKTPAIIVAHGYATASSIADTCNHFLQSSVFTAIDLKPDISRSEMIDNLKKLVKRISPQSGLIILMDMGSLDSIIDPLKAQCECDLLVINNFSMGLALEIGNQLVLQKDLRTIQGKISQTTVQSRLCVAQTKIVPTIITTCMSGLGSAQRIKKILDQSFYDLIEVQIEALEFKELINYQELDLFTNRNVIAIVGIDNPDVPEIPYFGLEEIITGEKIQPLKNILQPFSNDKNLDLWEKRLVENFSLDRILDSLTIISPDKVMTMISKYLKGVQTDLNERISNRVQISLYVHIANMIERIIRGNEIEKYDGDNSKIERDHYFSVLKKYNSVLENAFSININDPETAYIRDIIVHG